The proteins below are encoded in one region of Phaseolus vulgaris cultivar G19833 chromosome 1, P. vulgaris v2.0, whole genome shotgun sequence:
- the LOC137816739 gene encoding NADP-dependent glyceraldehyde-3-phosphate dehydrogenase-like → MAGTGTFGEIIDGDVFKYYAQGHWNKSSSGKSVPIINPSTRKTQFKVQACTQEEVNRVMESAKTAQKSWAKTPLWKRAELLHKAAAILKEHKAPIAECLVKEIAKPAKDAVSEVVRSGDLISYCAEEGVRILGEGKLLVSDSFPGNDRTKCCLSSKIPLGVVLAIPPFNYPVNLAVSKIAPALIAGNSIVLKPPTQGAVAALHMVHCFHLAGFPKDLISCVTGKGSEIGDFLTMHSGVNCISFTGGDTGIAISKKAGMIPLQMELGGKDACIVLEDADLDLAAANMVKGGFSYSGQRCTAVKVVLVIESVANTLVKKINDKVAKLTVGPPEKDSDITPVVTESSANFIEGLVKDAKEKGATFCQEYKREGNLIWPLLLDNVRPDMRIAWEEPFGPVLPVIRIKSVDEGINHCNASNFGLQGCVFTRDINKAMLISDAMETGTVQINSAPSRGPDHFPFQGLKDSGIGSQGITNSINMMTKIKTTVINLPAASYTMG, encoded by the exons ATGGCTGGTACTGGTACCTTTGGAGAGATCATAGATGGTGATGTCTTCAAGTACTATGCACAAGGACACTGGAACAAGTCCTCTTCTGGGAAATCCGTTCCCATCATCAATCCCTCCACTAGGAAGACCCAGTTCAAGGTCCAAG CTTGTACCCAGGAAGAGGTTAATAGGGTCATGGAATCAGCAAAAACAGCTCAAAAATCATGGGCCAAGACTCCACTGTGGAAAAGAGCAGAGTTGCTTCACAAGGCTGCAGCAATACTGAAGGAACACAAAGCACCTATTGCTGAGTGTCTTGTTAAGGAGATTGCAAAGCCAGCTAAGGATGCTGTCAGTGAA GTGGTCAGATCAGGGGATTTAATCTCATATTGTGCTGAGGAAGGAGTGAGAATTCTTGGGGAAGGAAAACTTCTGGTCTCTGATAGTTTTCCAGGCAATGATAGAACCAAATGCTGTCTTTCTTCCAAG ATTCCACTTGGAGTTGTTTTAGCCATTCCACCTTTTAACTATCCTGTTAATCTGGCTGTTTCAAAGATTGCTCCAGCGCTTATTGCTGGAAACTCCATTGTGCTTAAACCCCCCACTCAG GGTGCTGTCGCTGCACTACATATGGTGCATTGCTTTCATTTGGCTGGTTTCCCCAAAGATCTTATTAGCTGTGTCACAGGAAAGGGTTCTGAGATTGGTGACTTTCTTACAATGCATTCGGGGGTGAACTGCATAAG TTTTACTGGTGGAGACACTGGAATAGCAATATCAAAGAAGGCTGGCATGATTCCTCTTCAAATGGAGCTGGGTGGAAAAGATGCATGCATTGTTCTTGAAGATGCTGACTTGGATTTGGCAGCTGCTAACATGGTGAAAGGAGGCTTCTCCTACAG TGGTCAAAGATGCACAGCTGTAAAGGTTGTTTTGGTCATAGAATCGGTTGCCAACACTCTTGTTAAGAAAATCAATGATAAAGTTGCCAAGTTAACTGTTGGACCACCTGAGAAGGACAGTGATATAACACCAGTTGTCACAGAATCCTCTGCTAACTTCATTGAAGGATTGGTAAAGGATGCTAAGGAGAAAGGAGCAACATTCTGCCAGGAATACAAAAGGGAAGGAAATCTCATTTGGCCATTGCTGTTGGATAATGTTCGTCCTGATATGAGGATAGCATGGGAGGAGCCATTTGGACCAGTGTTGCCAGTTATCAGAATAAAATCTGTTGATGAGGGAATCAACCACTGTAATGCCAGCAATTTTGGCCTTCAG GGATGTGTCTTCACAAGAGACATTAACAAAGCAATGCTGATAAGTGATGCAATGGAGACAGGAACAGTTCAAATTAACTCAGCACCGTCACGTGGACCTGATCACTTTCCTTTTCAG GGACTGAAGGATAGTGGAATTGGTTCTCAAGGAATCACCAACAGTATTAACATGATGACAAAGATTAAGACTACAGTAATCAACTTGCCAGCAGCTTCTTACACTATGGGGTGA